A single window of Streptomyces aquilus DNA harbors:
- a CDS encoding aminotransferase class IV, with product MRIWLDGGLQDSESARVSVFDHGLTVGDGIFETVKAVDGRPFALTRHLDRLTLSARGLGLPDPDLDEVRRACAAVLDANPMPLGRLRITYTGGHGPLGSDRGEHGPTLVVALGETKRRPDTTAAITVPWTRNERGALTGLKTTSYAENVVALSRAHGQGASEALFANTVGQLCEGTGSNVFVVLDGELHTPPLASGCLAGITRALTVEWTGAKETDLPLDVLERAEEVFLTSTLRDVQAVHRVDDRELPGAPGPVTAKAMRIFDERAGNDLDP from the coding sequence GTGAGGATTTGGCTCGACGGCGGGCTCCAGGACAGCGAGTCCGCCCGCGTCTCCGTCTTCGACCACGGGCTGACCGTGGGCGACGGCATCTTCGAGACCGTGAAGGCGGTGGACGGCCGCCCGTTCGCCCTGACCCGGCACCTGGACCGGCTGACCCTTTCGGCGCGCGGTCTCGGTCTGCCCGACCCGGACCTCGACGAGGTGCGCCGCGCCTGCGCCGCCGTCCTCGACGCCAACCCGATGCCGCTCGGCCGGCTGCGCATCACCTACACCGGCGGCCACGGCCCCCTCGGCTCCGACCGCGGTGAACACGGCCCGACCCTGGTCGTCGCCCTCGGCGAGACCAAGCGGCGCCCCGACACCACGGCCGCGATCACCGTCCCCTGGACCCGCAACGAACGCGGCGCCCTGACGGGCCTGAAGACCACCTCGTACGCCGAGAACGTCGTCGCGCTCTCCCGCGCGCACGGCCAGGGTGCCTCGGAGGCGCTGTTCGCCAACACCGTCGGACAGCTCTGCGAGGGCACCGGGTCGAACGTCTTCGTCGTCCTGGACGGCGAGCTCCATACTCCGCCGCTCGCCTCCGGCTGCCTCGCGGGCATCACGCGCGCGTTGACGGTCGAATGGACCGGCGCCAAGGAGACCGACCTGCCGCTGGACGTCCTGGAGCGGGCCGAGGAGGTCTTCCTCACCTCCACCCTGCGCGACGTACAGGCCGTGCACCGCGTCGACGACCGCGAACTGCCCGGTGCGCCGGGACCGGTGACCGCGAAGGCCATGCGGATCTTCGACGAGCGGGCGGGGAACGACCTCGATCCGTGA
- a CDS encoding DsbA family protein gives MSDSSPVPPVVPVLDVWCELQCADCRDALDDIRALRARYGDRLEVRLRHFPLEKHKHAFAAAQAAEEAAEQGKAWEYVEAVLGRVEELDRAGEPFLVEVAGELGLDAEEFDTALIDGRHILIVDADQAEGKAIGVTGTPTYVVDGERLDGGKSQEGLRERIEEIVDRLLAENA, from the coding sequence ATGAGTGACTCCTCCCCCGTGCCTCCCGTCGTTCCCGTGCTCGATGTCTGGTGCGAGCTTCAGTGCGCCGACTGCCGTGACGCCCTGGACGACATCCGGGCTCTGCGGGCCCGCTACGGCGACCGGCTTGAGGTGCGCCTGCGGCACTTCCCGCTGGAGAAGCACAAGCACGCCTTCGCCGCCGCGCAGGCCGCCGAGGAGGCCGCGGAGCAGGGCAAGGCGTGGGAGTACGTCGAGGCCGTGCTGGGGCGGGTCGAGGAGCTGGACCGTGCGGGAGAGCCCTTCCTGGTCGAGGTGGCCGGTGAACTGGGCCTCGACGCCGAGGAGTTCGACACCGCGCTGATCGACGGCCGGCACATCCTGATCGTGGACGCCGACCAGGCCGAGGGCAAGGCGATCGGCGTGACCGGCACCCCGACGTACGTCGTCGACGGTGAGCGTCTCGACGGCGGCAAGAGCCAGGAGGGCCTGCGCGAGCGCATCGAGGAGATCGTGGACCGGCTGCTGGCCGAGAACGCCTGA
- a CDS encoding zf-TFIIB domain-containing protein, translated as MQCPKCHAPMHTYNRNGVQIEQCSGCRGIFLDYGELEALTRLESQWSQPAPPPPAAPQAYPAPAAPAWGAPQHGGHHGGHYGHHQRHKSFGHMLFSS; from the coding sequence ATGCAGTGCCCCAAGTGTCACGCGCCCATGCACACGTACAACCGCAACGGTGTTCAGATCGAGCAGTGCAGTGGCTGTCGCGGGATCTTCCTGGACTACGGCGAGCTGGAGGCGCTGACCCGCCTGGAGTCCCAGTGGAGCCAGCCCGCCCCGCCGCCCCCGGCCGCCCCGCAGGCGTACCCGGCCCCCGCCGCTCCCGCCTGGGGCGCCCCGCAGCACGGCGGTCACCACGGCGGCCACTACGGCCACCATCAGCGGCACAAGAGCTTCGGCCACATGCTGTTCTCCAGCTGA
- a CDS encoding phosphotransferase family protein — translation MTATALLSELTVRAKVTAHARTTTCVCGTSTLADRPDATVVRHADTVAKAHAPSTPLAELAPRLATATRLPGILLPPLAPTPAALHDRLVTFWPYGTPVDPENPDAAPWEAAAALLARLHRTPAAPDLPAMRGPAKAALAVDRLRAAPPHPATRPVLAAWASLPAWARAEAPMPDTRTLCHGDLHLGQLVRHPAPDGPWLLIDVDDLGTGVPAWDLARPAAWYACGLLPPDEWTRFLDAYRAAGGPAVPPDGDPWPALDVPARAVTVQTAARALTKALAADREPDEIEQSLIDACARMGSAPPELTGTFAK, via the coding sequence GTGACCGCCACCGCCCTGCTCTCCGAGCTCACCGTCCGGGCCAAGGTCACGGCCCATGCCCGCACCACGACCTGCGTCTGCGGCACCAGCACCCTCGCCGACCGCCCCGACGCCACCGTCGTCCGCCACGCCGACACGGTCGCCAAGGCCCACGCGCCGAGCACACCCCTCGCGGAGCTGGCCCCGCGTCTCGCCACGGCCACCCGTCTCCCGGGCATCCTCCTCCCGCCGCTCGCCCCCACCCCGGCCGCCCTCCACGACCGCCTCGTCACGTTCTGGCCCTACGGCACCCCCGTGGACCCGGAGAACCCGGACGCGGCCCCCTGGGAGGCGGCGGCGGCTCTCCTCGCCCGTCTCCACCGCACCCCGGCCGCCCCGGACCTCCCCGCGATGCGCGGCCCGGCCAAGGCGGCCCTCGCCGTCGACCGCCTCCGCGCGGCGCCACCGCACCCCGCCACCCGCCCCGTCCTCGCGGCCTGGGCCTCCCTCCCCGCCTGGGCCCGCGCCGAGGCCCCCATGCCGGACACCCGCACCCTCTGCCACGGCGACCTCCACCTCGGCCAGCTCGTCCGCCACCCCGCCCCGGACGGCCCGTGGCTCCTCATCGACGTCGACGACCTCGGCACCGGCGTCCCCGCCTGGGACCTCGCCCGCCCGGCAGCCTGGTACGCCTGCGGACTGCTCCCGCCCGACGAGTGGACCCGCTTCCTCGACGCCTACCGGGCCGCGGGCGGTCCGGCCGTACCGCCGGACGGAGACCCCTGGCCCGCCCTGGACGTCCCGGCCCGCGCGGTGACCGTGCAGACCGCCGCCAGGGCCCTCACGAAGGCGCTCGCGGCGGACCGTGAGCCGGACGAGATCGAACAGTCCCTGATCGACGCCTGTGCCCGAATGGGTTCCGCCCCACCGGAGTTGACCGGGACATTCGCGAAGTAG
- a CDS encoding serine/threonine-protein kinase encodes MNMAMMRLRREDPRVVGSFRLHRRLGAGGMGVVYLGSDKKGQRVALKVIRPDLAEDQEFRSRFAREVSAARRIRGGCTARLVAADLEAERPWFATQYVPGPSLHDKVADEGSLVAAEVAAIGAALSEGLVAVHEAGVVHRDLKPSNILLSPKGPRIIDFGIAWATGASTLTHVGTAVGSPGFLAPEQVRGAAVTPATDVFSLGATLAYASMGDSPFGHGSSEVMLYRVVHEEAQLHGVPDALAPLVRACLAKDPEERPSTLQLSLRLKEIAAREAQGLADVRPPAPRGADVDRPAGRVTESYSDPQRVQQRRPQGTQPGPTQRTPAPRGGTPSSSRGPAPSRNGTPSRGGGPTSRSGARPTPASRNTTRSGGGSRPAPRSGTGRPAPRTTGTGRRPANPRLLRQRLFVFVVVTLLVALGIAAAQGCQGPARGIGGDRDGVRQQQVHYPPLDKGKLMSERFESTVETSD; translated from the coding sequence ATGAACATGGCGATGATGCGCCTGAGGCGCGAGGACCCGCGCGTCGTCGGCTCGTTCAGGCTTCACAGACGGCTCGGCGCGGGCGGTATGGGCGTCGTCTACCTGGGCTCCGACAAGAAGGGGCAGCGGGTCGCGCTGAAGGTGATCCGGCCCGATCTGGCGGAGGACCAGGAGTTCCGTTCGCGGTTCGCGCGTGAGGTCTCGGCGGCCCGGCGGATCAGGGGTGGTTGTACGGCACGGCTGGTGGCGGCCGATCTGGAGGCCGAGCGGCCGTGGTTCGCCACCCAGTACGTGCCCGGGCCCTCCCTGCACGACAAGGTCGCCGACGAGGGGTCCCTGGTCGCGGCCGAGGTCGCCGCGATCGGTGCGGCGCTGTCGGAGGGGCTGGTCGCGGTGCACGAGGCCGGTGTGGTGCACCGGGATCTGAAGCCGTCCAACATCCTGCTCTCCCCCAAGGGGCCGCGGATCATCGACTTCGGGATCGCCTGGGCGACGGGGGCCTCGACGCTCACGCACGTCGGCACCGCCGTCGGCTCGCCCGGCTTTCTCGCGCCGGAGCAGGTGCGCGGCGCGGCCGTCACTCCGGCCACCGACGTGTTCTCGCTCGGGGCGACGCTGGCGTACGCCTCGATGGGCGACTCGCCCTTCGGGCACGGCAGTTCCGAGGTGATGCTGTACCGGGTCGTGCACGAGGAGGCGCAGCTGCACGGCGTACCGGACGCTCTTGCTCCGCTCGTGCGGGCCTGTCTCGCCAAGGACCCCGAGGAGCGGCCCAGCACGCTCCAACTGTCGTTGCGGCTCAAGGAGATCGCCGCGCGGGAGGCGCAGGGGCTTGCCGACGTACGGCCGCCCGCGCCGCGCGGCGCCGACGTCGACCGGCCCGCCGGGCGGGTGACCGAGAGCTACTCCGACCCGCAGCGGGTGCAGCAGCGGCGGCCTCAGGGCACGCAGCCGGGGCCCACGCAGCGCACTCCGGCGCCGCGCGGCGGTACGCCGTCGTCCTCGCGCGGGCCCGCTCCCTCGCGGAACGGGACGCCGTCGCGGGGTGGCGGCCCCACGTCCCGGTCCGGTGCCCGGCCGACCCCCGCCTCGCGGAACACGACGCGGTCCGGCGGCGGGAGCCGTCCCGCGCCGCGCAGTGGTACGGGGCGTCCGGCGCCCAGGACCACGGGGACGGGCCGGCGGCCCGCCAATCCGCGGCTGCTGCGGCAGCGGCTGTTCGTGTTCGTGGTCGTGACCCTGCTGGTGGCGCTCGGCATCGCCGCGGCGCAGGGGTGTCAGGGACCCGCGCGGGGCATCGGCGGCGACCGTGACGGCGTACGGCAGCAGCAGGTGCACTATCCGCCGCTGGACAAGGGGAAGTTGATGTCCGAGCGGTTCGAGTCGACGGTGGAGACGTCCGACTGA
- a CDS encoding GNAT family N-acetyltransferase has translation MTTTLRPTEPLQQHADGTRSRRYQVCVNSRPVGAVHLGTSPAFGASVARIHDLSIEEPDRRRGRGTVAALAAEEVARGWGCREIEIGVAATEEAALRLVRALGYVLRNRGMRKRLADTPPTLPAGYRARPMTEADFDAWLVHESEDYARTWIARGVPEAEARAKSQRDHDTLLPQGFATEDTWLTILEHEGTRVGVLWLALRDGKPFVYDVEVDPAHRGHGHGRALMLLAETQAHAVGSGTLGLNVFAGNTPAERLYESLGYETTRYAFYKPLL, from the coding sequence ATGACCACCACCCTGCGGCCGACCGAGCCGCTCCAACAGCATGCCGACGGCACGCGTTCACGCCGCTACCAGGTGTGCGTGAACAGCCGTCCCGTCGGCGCCGTCCACCTCGGCACGTCGCCCGCCTTCGGCGCCTCGGTGGCGCGCATCCACGATCTGAGCATCGAGGAGCCCGACCGGCGCCGGGGCCGGGGGACGGTGGCCGCGCTGGCCGCCGAGGAGGTCGCGCGCGGCTGGGGCTGCCGGGAGATCGAGATCGGCGTCGCCGCGACCGAGGAGGCGGCGCTACGGCTCGTCCGGGCGCTCGGCTACGTCCTGCGCAACCGCGGAATGCGGAAGCGGCTCGCCGACACCCCGCCGACGCTGCCGGCCGGCTACCGGGCCCGCCCCATGACCGAGGCCGACTTCGACGCCTGGCTGGTGCACGAGTCCGAGGACTACGCGCGCACCTGGATCGCCCGGGGCGTGCCCGAGGCCGAGGCCCGCGCCAAGTCGCAGCGCGACCACGACACACTCCTGCCGCAGGGCTTCGCCACCGAGGACACGTGGCTCACCATCCTCGAACACGAGGGCACGCGCGTGGGCGTCCTGTGGCTCGCCCTGCGGGACGGCAAGCCGTTCGTCTACGACGTCGAGGTGGACCCGGCCCACCGGGGCCACGGCCACGGCCGCGCCCTGATGCTCCTGGCGGAGACCCAGGCACACGCCGTCGGCAGCGGCACCCTGGGCCTCAACGTGTTCGCGGGCAACACCCCGGCCGAGCGGCTGTACGAGTCACTGGGTTACGAGACGACGCGGTACGCCTTCTACAAGCCGCTGCTGTAG
- a CDS encoding chorismate-binding protein — MLDLAPLARFGDRVATGLLDVTSDPAALDSSGFWAVCADFEGRLTCARFRDVRQEPVPAPAPGAWHGPAVGEWTSSLDRAGYTAGVRRIREHIAAGEVYQANLCRVLSAPVAPDADVDALTALLARGNPAPYAGTIRLPEHGVEIATASPELFLRRDGRVVESGPIKGTGRTEADLLEKDYAENVMIVDLVRNDIGRVCATGSVSVPDLCAVEKHPGLVHLVSTVRGELREGAGWPDLLAAAFPPGSVTGAPKSSALRIIDALETAPRGPYCGGIGWVDADRGTGELAVGIRTFWIDRAQGVLRFGTGAGITWGSDPEGEWRETELKAARLLAVASGTYEVSGEGLQTS; from the coding sequence GTGCTCGACCTCGCTCCTCTCGCCCGCTTCGGTGACCGTGTCGCCACCGGTCTCCTCGACGTCACCAGCGACCCGGCCGCCCTGGACTCCAGTGGCTTCTGGGCCGTCTGTGCCGACTTCGAGGGCCGTCTGACCTGCGCCCGTTTCCGGGACGTACGACAGGAGCCGGTGCCCGCCCCGGCGCCGGGGGCGTGGCACGGCCCGGCGGTGGGGGAGTGGACGTCGTCCCTCGACCGTGCCGGGTACACGGCGGGAGTGCGGCGCATACGGGAGCACATCGCGGCCGGTGAGGTCTATCAGGCGAACCTCTGCCGCGTCCTGAGCGCGCCGGTGGCGCCCGACGCCGACGTGGACGCGCTGACCGCCCTGCTGGCCCGTGGCAACCCGGCACCCTATGCAGGAACGATCCGGCTGCCGGAGCACGGCGTGGAGATCGCCACCGCCTCACCCGAGCTCTTCCTGCGCCGCGACGGCCGGGTCGTCGAGTCCGGGCCGATCAAGGGCACCGGACGCACCGAGGCGGACCTCCTGGAGAAGGACTACGCCGAGAACGTCATGATCGTCGACCTGGTCCGCAACGACATCGGGCGGGTCTGCGCCACCGGCAGCGTCAGCGTCCCCGACCTGTGCGCCGTGGAGAAGCACCCCGGACTGGTGCACCTCGTCTCGACGGTCCGCGGTGAGCTGCGCGAGGGCGCCGGCTGGCCGGACCTGCTGGCCGCCGCGTTCCCGCCCGGCTCGGTCACCGGCGCGCCCAAGTCCAGCGCCCTGCGGATCATCGACGCCCTGGAGACGGCGCCGCGCGGCCCCTACTGCGGCGGCATCGGCTGGGTCGACGCCGACCGGGGCACCGGGGAGCTGGCCGTCGGCATCCGCACCTTCTGGATCGACCGCGCCCAGGGCGTGCTGCGCTTCGGCACCGGCGCCGGGATCACCTGGGGTTCCGACCCCGAGGGGGAGTGGCGGGAGACCGAGCTGAAGGCCGCCCGGCTGCTCGCGGTAGCGTCGGGAACGTACGAGGTGAGCGGAGAGGGACTACAGACGTCCTGA
- the cobA gene encoding uroporphyrinogen-III C-methyltransferase, with protein MAENPAYPVGLRLTGRKVVVLGGGQVAQRRLPALIAAGADILLVSPEATPSVEAMADAGEITWEKRPYTTGDLADAWYALIATSDPAANTAASAEAEAHRVWCVRSDDADQATAWTPATGHSEGVTVAVLTTDARGRDPRHTAAIRDAVVEGLRDGTLVAPHHRTRTAGVALVGGGPGDPDLITVRGRRLLAEADVVIADRLGPRDLLAELPPHVEVIDAAKIPYGRFMAQEAINNALIEHAKQGKSVVRLKGGDPYVFGRGMEELHALAEAGIPCTVVPGISSSISVPGAAGIPVTHRGVAHEFTVVSGHVAPGDERSLVDWPALARLTGTLVILMGVDKIGKIAETLVAHGKPADTPVALIQEGTTAAQRRVDATLATVGETVVREDVKPPAVIVIGEVVTVGPEASE; from the coding sequence ATGGCCGAAAACCCCGCCTACCCCGTAGGCCTCCGCCTCACCGGCCGCAAGGTCGTCGTCCTCGGCGGCGGCCAGGTCGCCCAGCGCCGCCTCCCGGCCCTGATCGCGGCGGGCGCGGACATCCTCCTCGTGTCCCCCGAGGCCACCCCCTCCGTCGAGGCCATGGCGGACGCGGGCGAGATCACCTGGGAGAAGCGCCCCTACACGACCGGCGACCTCGCCGACGCCTGGTACGCCCTCATCGCCACCAGCGACCCCGCGGCGAACACCGCGGCCTCCGCCGAAGCCGAAGCGCACCGCGTCTGGTGCGTCCGCTCCGACGACGCCGACCAGGCCACCGCCTGGACCCCCGCCACCGGCCACAGCGAGGGCGTCACCGTCGCGGTCCTCACCACCGACGCGCGCGGCCGCGACCCCCGCCACACCGCCGCCATCCGCGACGCGGTCGTCGAGGGACTCCGCGACGGCACCCTCGTCGCCCCCCACCACCGCACCCGCACCGCGGGCGTCGCCCTCGTCGGCGGCGGCCCCGGCGACCCGGACCTCATCACGGTCCGCGGCCGCCGCCTGCTCGCCGAGGCCGACGTCGTCATCGCCGACCGCCTCGGCCCCCGCGACCTCCTCGCCGAACTCCCGCCGCACGTCGAGGTGATCGACGCGGCGAAGATCCCGTACGGCCGTTTCATGGCCCAGGAGGCCATCAACAACGCGCTGATCGAGCACGCCAAGCAGGGCAAGTCGGTCGTACGACTGAAGGGCGGCGACCCCTACGTCTTCGGCCGTGGCATGGAGGAGCTGCACGCCCTCGCCGAGGCCGGCATCCCCTGCACCGTCGTCCCCGGCATCTCCAGCTCGATCTCGGTCCCGGGCGCGGCCGGCATCCCGGTCACCCACCGCGGTGTCGCACACGAGTTCACGGTGGTCAGCGGCCATGTCGCCCCTGGCGACGAGCGCTCCCTGGTCGACTGGCCGGCGCTCGCCCGGCTCACCGGCACTCTCGTGATCCTCATGGGCGTGGACAAGATCGGCAAGATCGCGGAGACGCTCGTGGCCCACGGCAAGCCGGCGGACACCCCGGTCGCCCTGATCCAGGAGGGCACCACGGCCGCCCAGCGCCGCGTGGACGCCACCCTCGCGACGGTCGGCGAGACGGTCGTACGCGAGGACGTGAAGCCCCCGGCGGTGATCGTCATCGGCGAGGTCGTCACCGTAGGCCCGGAGGCATCCGAGTAA
- a CDS encoding TrmH family RNA methyltransferase, which translates to MADLITVEDPDDPRLRDYTGLTDVELRRKREPAEGLFIAEGEKVIRRAKDAGYEMRSMLLSAKWVDVMRDVIDELPAPVYAVSPELAERVTGYHVHRGALASMQRKPLPTATDLLQAARRVVVMESVNDHTNIGAIFRSAAALGMDAVLLSPDCADPLYRRSVKVSMGAVFSVPYARLDTWPKGLESVREAGFSLLALTPDEKAKTLDEAAPHKMDRVALMLGAEGDGLSTQALVAADEWVRIPMAHGVDSLNVGAAAAVAFYAVATGRPEL; encoded by the coding sequence GTGGCCGATCTCATCACCGTCGAGGACCCCGACGACCCGCGCCTGCGCGACTACACAGGCCTGACCGACGTGGAGCTGCGCCGCAAGCGCGAACCGGCCGAGGGCCTGTTCATCGCCGAGGGCGAGAAGGTCATCAGACGGGCCAAGGACGCCGGCTACGAGATGCGTTCGATGCTGCTGTCCGCCAAGTGGGTCGACGTCATGCGCGACGTCATCGACGAGCTCCCGGCGCCGGTCTACGCCGTCAGCCCGGAGCTCGCCGAGCGGGTCACCGGCTACCACGTGCACCGCGGCGCGCTCGCCTCCATGCAGCGCAAGCCGCTCCCGACGGCGACCGACCTCCTCCAGGCGGCCCGCCGGGTCGTGGTCATGGAGTCGGTCAACGACCACACCAACATCGGCGCGATCTTCCGCTCGGCGGCGGCCCTGGGGATGGACGCGGTCCTGCTCTCCCCGGACTGCGCGGACCCGCTCTACCGCCGCAGCGTGAAGGTCTCGATGGGCGCGGTCTTCTCCGTCCCCTACGCCCGTCTCGACACCTGGCCCAAGGGCCTGGAGTCGGTCCGCGAGGCCGGCTTCTCGCTCCTCGCCCTCACCCCGGACGAGAAGGCCAAGACCCTCGACGAGGCGGCCCCCCACAAGATGGACCGCGTCGCTCTGATGCTCGGCGCGGAGGGCGACGGCCTCTCCACCCAGGCGCTGGTCGCCGCCGACGAATGGGTCCGCATCCCGATGGCCCACGGCGTCGACTCCCTCAACGTGGGCGCGGCGGCAGCGGTCGCCTTCTACGCGGTGGCGACGGGCCGCCCCGAGCTGTAG